A single region of the Moorena sp. SIOASIH genome encodes:
- a CDS encoding CHAT domain-containing protein: MGKPVVKPKRSNYSKYQGRWSRLEGKIFPPQGSNRTISPSCFNRLSLAQVMPWGVAMLLSPTGLPAIAQITSAEDSAGTIVTPNGQSFDITGGSLSSGDKPNLFHSFEEFGLDSGQIANFISNNPQVRNILGRVVGDVPSIINGLIKITGSGSPNLYLMNPAGIIFGADARLNVPASFTATTATGIGFGEGNWFDAFGDNNDYQNLIGDPTSFAFDLAQPGSIINAGNLAVEDNHTIALIGGSVINTAEELRAPGGKIIIAAVPGESLIKISQPGNLLNLEIDPPRTPNGQPLITALDIPALLTGATEKDVETKLSANSNGTVQLNDSGTTVPTETGTTIVSGTLDVSNQELRRRSVTVLGDRIALINATIDSSGSNGGQVWIGKNPQDNPDNPDNVKLNANRTFVSRDSVIKADGKNSDQNGGRVTVWSEETTAFYGEITAGGAKEQTSQPRNGRTSDGGTVEISSQQTLIFDGTKVDLTAPQGENGTIRFDHNNISIVPGTGIAGQQLADNPLGFDVIEILSGDRRSPGFTLGANALEQVMGNIVLNASNDITIAPNVSLNFSDQGVSAANPLSLEFTANADGIDGGDFSMDPTQSITAVGRDITIDGVNVTVGDIKTNGGAITIKASEALSTEELNSSTTVGKGGDVTLDGGNIQVSWINAQGGSDGKGGNVEITTEGFFRATGTFDTLIEGQETAVSIGTVGGDGGGKITISHGGNGQTPFEVGNSITNGTEGAISTGDSTILSPGSFFTSTSSDSGEIEINTGEPSSNLTSQGQAIATNLMSNSNRKGQAIATNLMSNSNRKGQAMAQDLMSNSNRQGQAMAQDLMSNSISQGQAMAQDLMSNSSSQGQEIAQNLMSNSISQGQAMAQDLMSNSNRKGQAMAQDLMSNSNRKGQAMAQDLMSNSTSQGQAMATNPYSNPANLLPSRPQVSQQSIQSFPILTQPKPQAIATKTEYTEIDPKNTTVEPNYNLKNLEFIKFTPESNFINISYNQPAPQTIAEITNTNSTNSSQSPEQSVPQPVTSKSSNSTLEAEADVKKLEEGFTYAFEKHLGISNTPIVTLEEAQAHLGQIENITGLKPALIYLFFKPEFKPKTTKVNPLNPKGLTSTKRKRETTENRQKTRSHWQENIDTQLELLVVTASGAVIRKQVQGATRSQVLSVAREFQKSITNLESANVYLPLAQQLYRWLISPVEQELKAQKINNLAFIMDVGLRSLPMAALHDGTGFLVERYSLGLMPTLSLTNMNYVDIRKFQVLAMGASQFKNKNPLPAVPVELSMVTEKLWSGKALLNEAFTVANLRKARASQPFGIVHLATHSEFLAGKPSNSYIQLWDTKLQLNQLHKLGLSKPKVELLVLSACRTALGDEQAELGFAGLAVLAGVKSALGSLWYVSDEGTLGLMTTFYEKLQEVPVKAEAIRKAQLNLLRGTVRLERGQLVTDQGSFPLPPALAKLPDVELRHPYYWSAFTLIGNPW; encoded by the coding sequence ATGGGGAAACCAGTAGTAAAACCCAAGCGCAGCAATTATTCTAAGTACCAAGGGCGTTGGAGCCGCCTAGAGGGCAAGATTTTTCCCCCTCAAGGCTCTAACCGAACAATCTCTCCTTCATGCTTCAACCGCTTATCTCTAGCTCAAGTCATGCCCTGGGGGGTAGCCATGTTGCTCTCCCCAACTGGGCTACCAGCAATAGCACAAATCACCTCAGCAGAAGACAGTGCAGGGACTATTGTAACTCCTAATGGTCAAAGCTTCGATATCACTGGTGGTAGCCTCTCTAGTGGCGATAAACCGAATCTGTTCCACAGTTTTGAGGAATTTGGACTCGATTCCGGTCAAATTGCCAACTTTATCTCTAATAATCCCCAGGTTAGGAATATTTTGGGACGAGTCGTAGGCGATGTACCCTCAATTATTAATGGTCTAATTAAAATCACAGGCAGTGGGAGCCCTAACTTATACTTAATGAACCCAGCCGGGATTATTTTTGGGGCTGATGCTCGACTGAATGTCCCTGCTTCCTTTACAGCAACCACAGCCACTGGGATTGGCTTTGGCGAAGGGAATTGGTTTGATGCCTTTGGGGACAATAATGATTACCAGAACTTAATTGGTGACCCCACTAGCTTTGCCTTTGATTTAGCCCAACCTGGAAGTATCATTAACGCTGGTAACCTGGCAGTGGAAGACAATCACACTATCGCCTTGATCGGGGGTAGTGTGATTAACACTGCGGAAGAACTGAGGGCACCAGGAGGTAAGATTATTATCGCTGCTGTACCAGGAGAGAGTCTGATTAAGATTTCTCAACCTGGAAATTTGTTGAATCTAGAGATTGACCCCCCTCGTACACCAAATGGGCAACCATTAATTACCGCACTAGATATACCAGCGCTACTGACAGGAGCAACCGAAAAAGACGTTGAGACAAAACTCAGTGCCAATTCCAATGGAACCGTGCAGCTGAACGATTCTGGCACCACAGTTCCCACTGAGACAGGAACAACCATTGTCTCTGGTACCCTAGATGTTTCCAACCAAGAACTTAGGCGACGCAGTGTAACAGTATTAGGCGATCGCATTGCTTTAATTAATGCCACCATTGACTCTTCCGGCAGTAATGGTGGCCAGGTGTGGATTGGGAAGAACCCCCAAGACAATCCCGACAATCCAGACAATGTGAAATTAAATGCCAATCGCACCTTTGTCAGCCGTGATTCCGTGATTAAGGCTGATGGAAAAAATTCAGATCAAAACGGAGGTCGAGTTACTGTCTGGTCAGAGGAAACCACAGCATTCTATGGCGAGATTACTGCTGGTGGCGCTAAAGAGCAAACTTCACAGCCCCGAAATGGTAGGACATCAGATGGTGGGACAGTTGAGATATCTAGCCAACAGACTTTAATCTTTGATGGCACAAAAGTTGATCTCACCGCCCCTCAAGGTGAAAACGGCACGATTAGATTTGACCACAATAACATTAGTATTGTACCTGGGACAGGGATTGCTGGTCAGCAGCTAGCAGATAATCCCCTTGGTTTTGATGTGATAGAAATTTTGTCGGGGGATAGGAGGTCACCTGGCTTTACCCTTGGCGCGAATGCCCTAGAACAAGTTATGGGCAACATTGTTCTGAACGCTAGTAATGATATTACCATTGCTCCTAACGTCTCTCTCAACTTCTCTGATCAAGGGGTGAGTGCTGCTAATCCCCTATCCCTAGAGTTTACTGCTAATGCTGATGGCATTGACGGTGGGGATTTTTCAATGGATCCCACCCAATCGATCACTGCTGTGGGTAGAGATATCACCATTGATGGCGTTAATGTCACTGTAGGTGATATCAAGACAAATGGGGGAGCGATTACAATCAAAGCGTCTGAGGCTCTGAGCACAGAAGAGCTTAACTCATCAACAACAGTTGGCAAGGGAGGGGATGTTACCCTCGATGGAGGTAATATTCAGGTTAGCTGGATCAATGCCCAAGGTGGTAGCGATGGGAAAGGCGGCAATGTGGAAATTACCACAGAAGGTTTTTTTAGAGCGACTGGGACATTTGACACCTTAATCGAGGGCCAAGAAACAGCAGTCAGCATTGGTACAGTTGGGGGAGATGGTGGAGGAAAAATCACCATCAGTCATGGTGGAAACGGGCAAACCCCCTTTGAGGTGGGAAATAGTATTACTAATGGTACAGAGGGAGCTATTTCTACAGGTGATTCTACCATTCTTTCCCCAGGATCCTTTTTCACTTCGACAAGCTCAGATTCAGGTGAGATAGAAATTAATACTGGGGAGCCATCTTCAAATTTGACTAGCCAAGGTCAAGCAATTGCTACCAATTTGATGTCAAATTCGAATAGAAAAGGTCAAGCAATTGCTACCAATTTGATGTCAAATTCGAATAGAAAAGGTCAAGCAATGGCTCAAGATTTGATGTCAAATTCGAATAGACAAGGTCAAGCAATGGCTCAAGATTTGATGTCAAATTCGATTAGCCAAGGTCAAGCAATGGCTCAAGATTTGATGTCAAATTCCAGTAGCCAAGGTCAAGAAATTGCTCAAAATTTGATGTCAAATTCGATTAGCCAAGGTCAAGCAATGGCTCAAGATTTGATGTCAAATTCGAATAGAAAAGGTCAAGCAATGGCTCAAGATTTGATGTCAAATTCGAATAGAAAAGGTCAAGCAATGGCTCAAGATTTGATGTCAAATTCCACTAGCCAAGGTCAAGCAATGGCTACCAATCCCTATTCAAATCCGGCTAATCTACTCCCCAGTCGCCCTCAAGTATCTCAGCAGTCCATTCAATCCTTCCCAATTCTTACTCAACCAAAGCCTCAGGCAATTGCTACCAAGACAGAATACACTGAAATAGACCCTAAAAATACTACAGTAGAACCTAATTATAATCTCAAAAACCTTGAGTTTATTAAGTTTACACCTGAATCGAATTTCATCAACATTTCTTACAATCAACCAGCACCACAGACTATAGCAGAGATTACTAATACTAATAGTACTAATAGTAGTCAATCACCGGAACAATCCGTCCCACAGCCAGTTACCAGTAAATCCTCTAACTCTACACTAGAAGCAGAAGCTGATGTTAAAAAACTTGAGGAAGGCTTCACCTATGCGTTTGAAAAACATCTAGGCATTAGCAACACTCCCATAGTCACTCTGGAAGAAGCTCAAGCCCACCTGGGCCAGATTGAAAATATTACTGGACTTAAACCTGCCCTAATTTACCTCTTCTTTAAACCAGAATTTAAACCGAAAACTACCAAGGTAAATCCACTCAATCCCAAGGGATTGACGTCAACCAAACGGAAACGAGAGACAACGGAAAATCGGCAAAAGACTAGGTCACACTGGCAAGAAAATATCGATACACAGCTGGAATTACTAGTCGTTACGGCTTCGGGAGCAGTAATTCGAAAACAGGTGCAGGGAGCAACGCGATCGCAAGTTCTCTCTGTTGCTCGGGAATTCCAGAAGAGTATCACCAATCTCGAAAGCGCAAATGTCTACCTACCCTTGGCTCAGCAGTTGTATCGTTGGTTGATTAGTCCGGTAGAGCAGGAGCTAAAAGCCCAAAAAATAAATAATCTTGCCTTTATCATGGACGTTGGTTTGCGCTCCTTACCCATGGCAGCACTTCATGATGGCACTGGGTTTCTTGTAGAACGATATAGCCTTGGTTTAATGCCAACTCTATCATTAACCAACATGAACTATGTAGACATTAGGAAATTTCAAGTCTTGGCGATGGGAGCATCCCAGTTTAAGAACAAAAACCCATTACCAGCCGTTCCTGTAGAGTTATCGATGGTTACAGAAAAACTGTGGTCAGGAAAGGCATTACTTAACGAAGCGTTCACCGTAGCAAATTTGAGAAAAGCTCGTGCCTCACAACCCTTTGGTATCGTTCATTTAGCTACCCATAGTGAATTCTTAGCCGGTAAGCCCAGTAATTCCTACATCCAGCTGTGGGATACCAAGCTGCAACTTAACCAGCTCCATAAACTAGGCTTAAGTAAGCCTAAGGTAGAGTTGTTGGTCTTAAGTGCCTGTCGTACTGCCTTAGGAGACGAGCAAGCCGAATTAGGATTTGCCGGTCTAGCAGTGCTAGCGGGGGTCAAGTCCGCATTGGGAAGTCTCTGGTATGTGAGCGATGAGGGTACCCTGGGGCTAATGACAACGTTTTACGAAAAATTACAGGAAGTCCCAGTGAAAGCTGAGGCTATACGGAAAGCTCAGTTAAATCTGCTCAGGGGTACAGTCCGTCTGGAGAGAGGGCAGTTGGTAACGGATCAGGGAAGTTTTCCTTTACCACCAGCCTTAGCCAAGTTGCCAGATGTGGAGTTACGACATCCCTACTATTGGAGCGCTTTTACCCTAATTGGCAACCCTTGGTAA